In Vespa velutina chromosome 1, iVesVel2.1, whole genome shotgun sequence, the genomic stretch CAATACAAGACGAACGAGATATCCTTGTAAATTACGTGGACAACGTCtataaaatcataaagaaaCATCAATTAATTACatggaataatattatttcaaatatgaaaaacacacacacacataagaTATTGATTAACTTCGCGCGATTATATGAACATTTTGAATACGTCACATATTCCatttgataaaagaattttataaaacgtatACGCGTATAAGcacttgaaaattaataaaataaatgtaatatttacattttataaatatcatcgtGATTGCATCAACGTTTCTatcaagataaatttttcatttcaaaaatttattaaaattgaagcaagataaaatatattctatcatttatataaataaaaattcatattcgGTACAAAATGATGATAAGTATAttcatatcattaatataggcaaagagaaaaatatatataataaactgaCTAATCAATAGccattcgaattaaaaaatgattttaacgtaattaattaacataaattatctctctctctctcacacacacacacacacacacactaaaCTTACAATATTTAAAAGCCTCTTGAAATAGACGGTAAAAGATAgcatatcataataatagatatgacAAGTTTATTAACTAATGACAAAGTATATTGTAACAATACGATGcgtatcaaaaaagaaaaagaaaaaaagaaaaaaaaaaagaaaaaaaaattatctgcAAGCGGAGACGACGATATGGCGTATAACTAACGTAGACGATCAAAAGATTACAAATACtgtaatttcattttgatGGATCGTTAACAGGAAAACAAGGAataacgaaaaggaagaaatttgtTGGaagattcaaaaaaagaagtgaataaacaaaaaaaaaacgatacgaACGAAACAACATTCAACAACATTTTTACAAacgaatttcaatttaaatatcaagAGATGGCACCAATCGTTGGAACATATCAACACGAacgtaatgaaaatattgacgaATACTTCAAAGACTTAGGTAGGATTTCGATTaggaattttagaaaaattttattatcccttttttttataatattctaaaaaatatattatatctcgtaatcgttatttatatatatatatatatatatatatatatatatatatatatatatatatatatatacacataaaggAGTACCATATATTGCACGAAAAATGATGGGTTTGGCAAGTCCACGTTTAGAAATTTCaaacgaaggagaaaaatgGACAATTCGTACCGTATCTATGATGCGTACAATAGTATTAACGTTTGTTCTTGGAGAAGAATACGACGAAGGTTTGCCTTCCGGTGAAACATTAAAAGTAATCaccgatatttttttctcattaactTGAATTAGCATGTATTCTGCAAGTTCATACATTACGTATACGACATacttcttatatttctttagaatGTTA encodes the following:
- the LOC124952570 gene encoding fatty acid-binding protein, adipocyte-like isoform X1 is translated as MAPIVGTYQHERNENIDEYFKDLGVPYIARKMMGLASPRLEISNEGEKWTIRTVSMMRTIVLTFVLGEEYDEGLPSGETLKNVTTMDGDSLVTVSYRPDNSKIVRKYDFTDDSVVLTMSSEKSEIMAKRYFKRLP
- the LOC124952570 gene encoding fatty acid-binding protein, brain-like isoform X2, whose translation is MAPIVGTYQHERNENIDEYFKDLEISNEGEKWTIRTVSMMRTIVLTFVLGEEYDEGLPSGETLKNVTTMDGDSLVTVSYRPDNSKIVRKYDFTDDSVVLTMSSEKSEIMAKRYFKRLP